From the genome of Candidatus Electrothrix communis, one region includes:
- a CDS encoding ABC transporter substrate-binding protein, with product MQAKSTVKYGIIIAGALALLIGIFLFSKKDALYIGVVAPLTGEFKDNGEEMLRGIQLYVNEQNRIGGLDGKEIKLIIQNDQNDPQRAAEIAEKLAKDEKVLLVLGHYSSNVSKKAGDIDKKIGLPAITASATSDDVTRQNKWYFKTSVSNSVQTELLATYISKILQYENVLLIGEKGDMGAKSTTDSLKKALEELNFKENTNYFYKSFDSKQEKGKVEQQLDGIINEIWEGWGEELDSTAVLIAASASYGADIASSLRYGKNRFTIIGADSFSTKDFLDHLKSKPVEAIEPGYYSDGIYTVSPLKIEASGRVAQEGAERYKKKYEKDPSLIAIGYYDAAKIGIEAIKQAGKSAGGQGDIKNYREAIRKELQKSIYNSKASDARFTTISQYKEQRLEPVRKQLQLLQETRNRKELNTAVNKGEVFVIGEQHYAATNLVYTGMKINSINNVDVKAGVFTMDFYLWFRYGKDFAFKPSEIEFSNAVKPIRFKTKAGPDATPLKMQEGILVDDERTEENIFSRLYRIKGKFKIDFNPEFRRFGRYVLGTSFHHKGLKRKDLVYILDTLMKPVKNGQEMEQAEYLKAQEVLNTDSGWTIADTLFFQDSVQKKIIEHIRYIKEDQLESYSRFNAVIRIKNYEWTLRGIIAKISEWTNPSANTALYLAIICFSIWIFLLYLEKKGQVKFFKLHWLLQSICAITALLALQISLMQRFEKRDFLDRQNQELIMLLFDMLWWLVPATLVNSALEDFIWRPIEIQTRRRITYTARAATGFLVYFMACSGIVAFVLDETLTGLLAASGVFTGFIVIVKFVDFTNILAGITISIERSFRIGDWIGIGGHEGKVTDITWGTTRILTKNGTILSVPNTQAVTSLVENYSYPDERCRLRVTVEIKSVNGPEKTRKLLLQAVLSVKEVLSHPPPFIEFKGSGQGEELSTQFTIWFQVKDYAKKHEYLNAVRESVWTHLNANAYEIISKNSLEGQEVDLESLSE from the coding sequence ATGCAAGCAAAGAGTACCGTTAAATACGGCATAATCATTGCTGGAGCTTTGGCCCTGTTGATCGGTATTTTTTTGTTCAGCAAAAAAGATGCCCTGTATATCGGGGTGGTCGCTCCGTTGACTGGAGAATTCAAGGACAACGGTGAGGAGATGCTCAGAGGAATCCAGCTCTATGTAAATGAGCAGAACAGGATAGGTGGGCTGGACGGGAAAGAAATCAAGCTTATCATTCAGAATGATCAGAATGATCCACAACGTGCCGCTGAGATAGCTGAGAAGCTTGCTAAGGACGAGAAGGTATTGCTGGTTCTTGGTCATTACTCCAGTAACGTCAGCAAAAAGGCCGGAGATATAGACAAAAAAATCGGTCTGCCAGCTATTACGGCTTCAGCTACGAGCGACGATGTAACCAGGCAGAACAAATGGTATTTCAAAACAAGTGTCTCAAACAGCGTCCAAACAGAACTTTTGGCAACCTATATCAGCAAAATCCTGCAATATGAAAATGTGCTGCTCATCGGTGAAAAGGGAGATATGGGGGCTAAATCAACTACCGATTCTCTCAAAAAGGCATTAGAAGAGCTGAATTTCAAAGAGAATACTAATTATTTTTACAAATCATTCGATTCCAAGCAAGAGAAAGGCAAGGTTGAGCAGCAACTTGATGGCATCATCAATGAAATCTGGGAAGGATGGGGAGAAGAATTAGATTCGACTGCTGTTCTTATCGCTGCCAGCGCATCGTACGGTGCCGATATTGCGTCATCATTGCGGTATGGAAAAAACAGGTTTACAATTATCGGGGCGGATTCCTTTAGCACGAAGGACTTTCTTGATCACCTCAAAAGCAAGCCTGTGGAAGCAATTGAGCCGGGATATTATTCAGACGGGATTTACACGGTTTCACCTTTAAAGATTGAGGCTTCCGGACGAGTAGCGCAGGAAGGAGCAGAGCGATATAAGAAGAAATATGAAAAAGATCCTTCATTGATTGCGATTGGCTATTACGATGCAGCGAAGATTGGGATTGAGGCGATTAAACAGGCTGGTAAGTCGGCGGGTGGCCAAGGGGACATCAAGAACTATCGTGAAGCAATAAGAAAAGAACTCCAGAAGAGCATCTATAATTCTAAAGCTTCTGATGCGCGATTCACAACAATCAGCCAATATAAAGAACAACGGTTAGAACCTGTCCGGAAGCAGTTGCAACTTCTGCAGGAGACGCGAAACCGGAAAGAACTGAATACGGCGGTAAACAAGGGCGAGGTCTTCGTGATAGGAGAACAGCATTATGCTGCAACGAATCTCGTGTACACCGGCATGAAAATCAACAGTATAAACAATGTGGATGTGAAGGCCGGGGTTTTTACCATGGATTTTTATCTTTGGTTCAGATATGGAAAGGACTTTGCGTTTAAACCATCAGAGATAGAATTTTCCAATGCTGTGAAACCTATCCGTTTCAAGACAAAGGCAGGCCCTGATGCAACCCCCCTGAAAATGCAGGAGGGGATACTTGTTGATGATGAGCGAACTGAAGAGAATATTTTTTCCCGTCTTTATCGTATCAAAGGGAAATTTAAAATAGATTTCAACCCTGAATTCAGACGATTTGGCAGGTATGTACTGGGGACAAGTTTTCACCATAAGGGATTGAAGCGTAAGGATTTGGTTTACATCCTGGATACATTGATGAAACCGGTAAAAAACGGACAGGAAATGGAACAGGCAGAGTACCTCAAAGCTCAGGAAGTGCTCAATACCGACTCTGGGTGGACTATTGCCGACACCCTGTTCTTTCAGGATAGCGTGCAAAAAAAAATAATAGAACATATCAGGTACATCAAAGAGGATCAGCTGGAGAGCTATTCTCGCTTTAACGCTGTAATCAGGATCAAGAATTATGAATGGACGCTTCGCGGAATCATAGCGAAAATTTCCGAATGGACTAATCCAAGTGCCAATACCGCTTTGTATCTGGCTATAATCTGTTTTTCTATCTGGATTTTCCTGCTTTATCTTGAGAAAAAGGGTCAGGTTAAATTTTTTAAGCTGCATTGGCTGTTACAGTCAATTTGCGCTATTACAGCACTTCTGGCACTTCAAATAAGTTTGATGCAGCGGTTCGAGAAGAGAGATTTTCTTGATAGGCAAAATCAGGAACTTATCATGCTGCTTTTTGATATGCTCTGGTGGCTTGTTCCTGCTACCTTAGTTAATTCTGCCCTGGAAGATTTTATCTGGCGGCCTATTGAGATCCAAACTAGGCGAAGAATTACGTATACTGCCAGAGCAGCGACGGGATTTTTGGTATACTTCATGGCATGTTCCGGTATTGTCGCGTTTGTGTTAGATGAAACATTAACCGGGTTATTGGCAGCCTCTGGTGTTTTTACCGGATTTATCGTTATTGTAAAATTTGTCGATTTTACTAATATTCTCGCCGGGATCACTATCAGCATTGAGCGTTCTTTTCGTATCGGTGACTGGATCGGTATTGGCGGTCACGAAGGGAAGGTGACAGATATTACCTGGGGAACGACAAGGATTTTAACAAAAAATGGAACAATACTTTCTGTTCCAAACACTCAGGCGGTAACATCTCTGGTAGAGAATTACAGCTATCCTGATGAGCGCTGTCGTTTGAGGGTCACAGTGGAAATAAAATCGGTCAATGGCCCTGAAAAAACGAGAAAACTTCTTCTTCAGGCTGTCCTTTCCGTCAAAGAGGTGCTGAGCCACCCGCCGCCATTTATCGAATTTAAGGGATCGGGACAGGGAGAAGAGCTATCCACTCAGTTTACGATCTGGTTTCAGGTGAAGGATTATGCAAAGAAACATGAGTATCTAAATGCGGTCCGGGAAAGCGTCTGGACCCATTTAAACGCCAATGCCTATGAAATTATTTCTAAAAACAGTCTTGAAGGACAAGAGGTTGACTTGGAATCCCTTTCTGAATAA
- a CDS encoding peptide ABC transporter substrate-binding protein, giving the protein MVFLNDLNRQQVYMMRNQERKMIFLIGLWSILLLHTVSMAEDRPKEEHPPYLRLARNLPVESINPLDKNSDRQITSQLFAGLVEVESDPEKTWKVVPSLAKKWALFKGEVVLKKYPSFITQGQEELFKGAAVYIFHLRKNVQWSDGRSITANDVVEAMQWHLLRPDLDATDDLFILKNARKYSQSNIDKKLLGVQKIDDHTLCFILEDPTPLFPLMTSLPNFRPLPVEAIKELGEDWMHPEDIVVSGPYSLKRWRKRNLLILKKNPHYFDASKVQIPEIHYTILPSSEVALEMFKQDQLDFIQVSRQKLYSEIKKYPNLTGKLSNEQSRLETWYLGFDLSKPPFNKIEARQAVASVIKKEPLLKKVLGVLGKKADTLTSPSSVGHVDHPPDDWKSVSTSDDSERIRELFKQANSTDHDFSSIKIFSDTEDGSEIAMYIKETLGEVLNNVELAKEDEEDNAHLFVAFKEARLPHAHYFLSEFSEPDNKSGWNNQKHSEFSELLRNALTYHTASQKQKDLYQKAEKILYEEIVIISLFFREVAFLAKPWLIWTPSKTDVQQIHNWSFKG; this is encoded by the coding sequence GTGGTCTTTTTAAATGATCTTAACAGACAACAGGTATATATGATGCGAAATCAAGAACGTAAAATGATATTCTTGATTGGACTCTGGAGTATCCTGCTGCTGCATACGGTCAGTATGGCAGAAGATAGGCCAAAAGAAGAGCACCCGCCATATTTACGACTGGCACGGAATCTGCCGGTAGAATCTATTAACCCTCTTGATAAAAACAGTGATCGACAAATCACAAGCCAATTATTTGCCGGTTTAGTTGAGGTCGAGAGCGACCCGGAAAAGACTTGGAAAGTGGTTCCGTCCCTTGCTAAAAAATGGGCTCTCTTCAAAGGCGAGGTTGTCCTGAAAAAGTATCCCTCATTTATTACTCAGGGCCAGGAGGAACTCTTTAAGGGCGCAGCTGTCTACATTTTTCATTTGCGAAAAAATGTACAATGGTCAGATGGAAGATCAATTACCGCAAATGATGTGGTTGAGGCGATGCAATGGCATCTTCTTCGTCCTGATCTGGATGCTACGGACGATTTATTCATCCTAAAAAATGCACGAAAATATTCTCAATCCAATATTGATAAAAAATTATTGGGAGTCCAGAAAATTGACGATCATACGCTATGTTTTATCCTCGAAGACCCGACCCCCCTATTTCCACTAATGACCAGCCTGCCGAATTTCCGGCCATTGCCTGTAGAGGCTATAAAGGAGCTAGGTGAGGATTGGATGCATCCGGAGGACATCGTTGTAAGCGGACCCTATTCCCTGAAACGCTGGCGCAAGAGAAACCTGCTAATTCTAAAGAAAAATCCTCATTACTTCGATGCCAGCAAGGTTCAGATTCCAGAAATTCACTATACAATACTGCCATCTTCAGAGGTTGCGCTGGAAATGTTTAAACAAGATCAACTTGATTTCATCCAGGTATCCAGACAAAAGCTGTACTCGGAGATAAAAAAATATCCAAACCTAACCGGAAAGTTATCGAACGAACAGAGCAGACTGGAAACGTGGTACTTGGGCTTTGACCTCAGCAAACCGCCCTTTAACAAGATAGAGGCCCGCCAAGCAGTCGCATCAGTGATCAAAAAAGAACCTCTCTTGAAAAAAGTATTGGGTGTTCTTGGAAAAAAAGCGGATACATTGACCAGTCCGTCCAGTGTCGGACACGTTGATCATCCTCCAGATGATTGGAAATCAGTGTCAACATCTGATGATTCCGAACGAATTCGCGAGTTGTTTAAGCAGGCAAATTCTACGGATCATGATTTCTCAAGTATCAAGATATTCTCAGATACCGAAGATGGTAGTGAGATTGCCATGTATATCAAAGAGACACTTGGAGAGGTACTGAACAATGTTGAGCTGGCGAAGGAGGATGAGGAAGATAATGCGCATCTTTTCGTGGCCTTCAAGGAGGCTCGTTTACCCCATGCTCATTATTTTTTGTCCGAATTTTCTGAACCTGATAACAAGTCAGGATGGAACAATCAAAAGCATTCTGAATTCAGTGAACTCTTAAGGAATGCCTTGACGTACCATACCGCTTCACAGAAGCAAAAAGACCTTTATCAGAAGGCAGAAAAAATCCTCTATGAAGAAATCGTTATCATCTCACTCTTTTTTCGAGAAGTGGCCTTTTTGGCAAAACCTTGGCTGATATGGACTCCATCGAAAACCGATGTGCAACAAATTCACAACTGGTCATTCAAGGGTTAA
- a CDS encoding TonB-dependent receptor, which produces MKQYMVYGAVLAAVITGTGNGKAELLDKVALHGFGSWAAGMTNNENRYFLWTEDGNFEHLEAGLGIQAELYETVSVYVQASFNSTWLRTEAKMDYAFAEWSLSDQLNFRGGKVNAPFMLYSELYDARTARPFFNPPLGIYNLGAEAYKGLGLTGTFTLAQDWAILYDLYGGTMVQHSNRRISYDDVDDIWHLENPDQAVENMLGGRIMVTPPLDGLRIGLSAYSGDQKYYQHDSLTEYEEEWEDETLFNTLQQPVFVGLSIEYVLDTWELRSEYLLTSQDDPGYQRNSVYAEAAYRFTEHWQAAVRYEYSTVNEFPDQGFLDDFDSLREHKELVLGLNYWFTPGLAVKCSYHLVQGNSFTGPADDDEYKARLIAGSFNEDETQLFLFGVQFSF; this is translated from the coding sequence ATGAAACAATATATGGTTTACGGTGCAGTTTTGGCAGCCGTTATAACGGGTACAGGAAACGGCAAGGCGGAATTGCTGGACAAGGTAGCTCTGCATGGTTTCGGCAGTTGGGCAGCAGGGATGACCAATAATGAAAATCGCTATTTTCTTTGGACTGAGGATGGAAATTTTGAACACCTTGAAGCGGGGCTGGGTATCCAGGCGGAACTCTACGAGACCGTGTCTGTTTATGTCCAGGCCTCATTTAACAGTACCTGGCTCAGAACCGAGGCAAAAATGGATTATGCCTTTGCAGAATGGTCACTCTCTGATCAACTGAATTTTCGGGGCGGCAAGGTCAATGCCCCCTTTATGCTCTACTCTGAGCTATACGATGCCAGAACAGCTCGTCCCTTTTTCAATCCCCCTTTGGGGATCTATAACTTGGGAGCAGAGGCATATAAGGGGCTCGGCCTGACGGGCACCTTCACCTTGGCTCAAGACTGGGCGATCCTGTATGATCTTTACGGGGGGACCATGGTGCAACATTCTAACCGCAGGATTTCATACGATGATGTTGACGACATTTGGCATCTTGAAAATCCCGACCAGGCTGTGGAAAACATGCTTGGCGGCCGAATCATGGTTACCCCCCCCCTTGACGGGCTGCGTATCGGCCTCTCTGCATATAGCGGAGACCAGAAATATTATCAACATGATTCATTGACCGAGTATGAGGAAGAATGGGAGGATGAGACGCTTTTCAATACCCTGCAACAACCTGTCTTTGTTGGCCTCTCTATAGAGTATGTTTTAGATACCTGGGAGCTGCGCAGTGAATACCTGCTCACCTCTCAGGATGATCCTGGATATCAGCGCAACAGTGTTTATGCAGAAGCAGCTTATCGTTTCACTGAGCATTGGCAGGCCGCTGTGCGCTATGAATACAGTACAGTTAATGAGTTCCCTGACCAGGGCTTTCTTGATGATTTTGACTCACTCAGGGAACATAAGGAGCTGGTTCTTGGCCTGAACTATTGGTTCACACCGGGTCTGGCAGTCAAGTGCTCATATCATTTGGTGCAGGGAAATAGTTTTACCGGCCCGGCAGATGATGATGAGTACAAGGCGAGATTAATCGCTGGCAGTTTCAATGAGGATGAGACCCAGTTATTTCTGTTCGGTGTGCAATTCAGTTTCTGA
- a CDS encoding transposase, with product MGRYMVRPALAEHKITNYDGEEVTFWYIDHKTEVKVTEAIPAKEFIQRLIDHIPLKGFKMVRHYGLYSRRTKTIAIEILMGCKRFIQKTFEFMKSGSRSLSWRERLIQSFGKDPLICPDCKDEMLLWRIWHPEYGDIFDLSRDGPFLESKSKQECNNRKSSGRQVKWIPQLFPF from the coding sequence ATTGGTCGCTATATGGTTCGTCCAGCATTGGCAGAGCATAAGATAACGAATTACGATGGTGAGGAGGTAACATTTTGGTATATTGATCACAAAACAGAAGTTAAAGTTACCGAAGCGATTCCAGCCAAAGAGTTCATACAACGATTAATTGACCATATTCCGCTAAAGGGATTCAAGATGGTCCGCCATTATGGGTTATATTCTCGACGTACAAAAACAATCGCGATAGAGATTTTGATGGGCTGTAAACGTTTTATCCAGAAGACTTTTGAATTCATGAAAAGTGGTTCAAGATCATTGAGTTGGAGAGAGCGTCTAATACAGAGTTTCGGGAAAGATCCGTTGATATGTCCAGACTGCAAAGACGAAATGTTATTATGGCGAATTTGGCACCCTGAATATGGAGATATCTTTGATCTGAGCAGAGATGGACCTTTTTTAGAAAGCAAGAGTAAACAAGAATGCAACAATAGAAAATCTTCGGGTCGGCAGGTTAAGTGGATACCACAATTGTTTCCGTTTTAA
- a CDS encoding AAA family ATPase, giving the protein MQKLIPYGLANFRDIIEENYYYVDKTHYIPLLEQVKTPVFLRPRRFGKSLFTEMLRWYYDIKAAPLFDSLFGKLYIGKNPTPLKNSFYFLKMDFSGMSDYPEDDKGFILRNFNLTVIGYIADFLRTYSEELNIDRAFITDFKKEYRENAGEALKNAVQLVQQKKGKVYLVIDEYDALTNAMAINYIHARDEDNAYLNITRKGGFFRSFFETIKGCTTYGLARVFITGILPITISDMNSGFNIAEWITHEEEFINMLGLTEDELDVLLQEIYKNNPTITLPAEEVKGFLKRYYNGYHFSKEAEPVYNPMMALSFLKTLIKHNRYPRLPADQNIRVQYNQVAYIFGKNSTSRDAIIKEITEKKAYKFNIHIGRQFNMRDYKSGRFIPDCLYYLGLLTHGKRFSEFVVPNLVTYEMILSYFEEIMDFSVEGAGYDRMVIEFMETGNMETFVQSFFATIIQKFPGDFFKDVNESFYRGLFFHILYSFLPNDLYDVFPEFNLPGGTVDLYINHRNLPDELVALKDLIEIKRVPKSATDAELKAKMKEAEEQVIRYRTGDYSSFRTVALCFRGNKDYKLKIL; this is encoded by the coding sequence ATGCAAAAACTCATCCCCTATGGCCTGGCAAATTTCAGGGATATCATTGAAGAAAACTACTACTACGTCGATAAAACGCATTATATCCCCCTCCTGGAACAGGTAAAAACCCCGGTCTTCCTCCGTCCCCGGCGCTTTGGCAAGTCCCTGTTCACGGAAATGCTCCGCTGGTATTATGATATCAAGGCTGCACCCTTGTTTGACTCCCTGTTCGGGAAGCTCTATATCGGCAAAAATCCCACGCCTTTGAAAAATAGTTTTTACTTTTTGAAAATGGATTTTTCCGGGATGAGCGATTACCCGGAGGATGACAAGGGCTTTATCCTCAGAAATTTCAACCTGACCGTCATAGGATATATTGCAGATTTTTTGCGCACCTACAGTGAAGAGCTTAACATTGATAGAGCTTTTATAACTGACTTCAAAAAAGAATACCGGGAAAATGCCGGGGAAGCCCTGAAAAACGCGGTCCAACTGGTTCAGCAAAAAAAAGGCAAAGTCTATCTTGTCATAGACGAATATGACGCTCTCACAAACGCCATGGCGATAAACTATATTCATGCCAGGGATGAAGACAATGCGTATCTGAACATCACCCGGAAGGGAGGATTCTTTCGCTCTTTTTTTGAAACCATAAAAGGATGTACGACGTACGGCCTAGCCAGGGTTTTTATCACCGGAATCCTTCCCATTACCATATCGGATATGAACAGCGGCTTCAACATTGCCGAATGGATCACACATGAAGAAGAATTCATCAATATGCTGGGGCTCACGGAAGATGAGCTGGACGTATTATTACAGGAGATTTACAAGAATAATCCAACCATTACTCTTCCTGCGGAGGAAGTTAAAGGATTTCTAAAGCGTTATTACAATGGATATCATTTCAGCAAAGAGGCGGAACCTGTTTATAACCCGATGATGGCTCTGTCTTTCCTGAAAACATTAATAAAACACAACAGGTACCCCCGCCTCCCGGCAGATCAAAACATTCGGGTTCAATATAATCAGGTGGCCTACATTTTCGGGAAAAATAGCACAAGCCGGGACGCTATTATTAAAGAGATCACCGAGAAGAAAGCCTATAAATTTAATATCCATATCGGCCGCCAATTTAACATGAGGGATTATAAAAGCGGACGTTTTATTCCTGATTGTCTTTATTATCTTGGCCTGTTAACTCATGGAAAACGATTTAGTGAATTTGTTGTACCCAACCTGGTCACCTACGAGATGATCCTCTCCTATTTCGAAGAAATTATGGATTTCTCTGTAGAAGGTGCGGGCTATGACCGCATGGTGATTGAATTTATGGAAACCGGGAATATGGAGACCTTTGTGCAAAGCTTCTTTGCAACCATTATTCAAAAATTTCCCGGTGATTTCTTCAAGGATGTCAATGAGAGTTTTTACCGGGGACTTTTTTTTCATATCCTCTACTCCTTTCTGCCCAATGACCTCTATGATGTTTTCCCGGAATTCAATCTTCCCGGCGGTACAGTGGACCTCTATATCAACCATCGAAACCTCCCTGATGAACTGGTTGCATTAAAAGATTTAATTGAAATAAAAAGAGTGCCGAAGTCCGCCACGGATGCGGAGCTGAAAGCAAAAATGAAAGAAGCCGAAGAGCAGGTTATACGGTATCGCACTGGCGACTACAGCAGCTTCAGAACTGTGGCCCTTTGTTTCCGAGGGAACAAGGATTATAAACTGAAAATTTTGTAG
- a CDS encoding tyrosine-type recombinase/integrase, producing the protein MQLEQIRKYSLYLVEQPRVSASYQNQAVNAIRLWFEGVLGQTLDPVVIPRPKREKKLPDVLSEEEVALIFQQIKNLKHKALLYLIYSGGLRRSEVLNLKPADIDSARNCIIIRGGKGKKDRITLLSQKALELLREYYRQYQPKDWLFEGAYGGRYSTTSLRKIFQRALAKSGVRKKVTLHSLRHSFATHLLERGTDLRYIQALLGHSSSKTTEIYTHITSKGFENLKSPLDEMDI; encoded by the coding sequence GTGCAGCTGGAGCAGATCAGAAAGTACAGCCTTTACTTGGTGGAACAGCCTAGGGTTTCGGCCAGCTACCAAAATCAGGCGGTCAATGCCATCCGCCTTTGGTTTGAGGGAGTGCTGGGCCAGACCTTAGACCCGGTCGTCATTCCCCGGCCCAAGCGAGAAAAAAAGCTGCCTGATGTGCTCAGTGAAGAAGAAGTGGCCTTGATTTTTCAACAGATCAAAAATCTCAAGCACAAGGCACTGCTCTATCTCATCTACTCCGGCGGACTCCGTCGAAGCGAGGTGCTCAATCTCAAGCCTGCTGACATTGATTCGGCACGAAACTGCATCATCATTCGGGGTGGCAAGGGCAAGAAGGATCGGATCACCCTGCTTTCGCAAAAGGCTCTGGAATTGCTGCGGGAGTATTACAGGCAGTATCAGCCCAAGGACTGGCTTTTTGAAGGGGCTTATGGCGGCAGATACAGCACCACCAGTCTGCGCAAGATCTTTCAGCGGGCGTTGGCCAAGTCCGGGGTGCGGAAAAAGGTGACCTTGCACAGCCTGCGGCATAGTTTTGCTACCCACTTGCTGGAACGAGGCACGGATTTGCGCTATATTCAAGCTTTGTTGGGACACAGCAGTTCTAAGACCACGGAAATCTACACCCACATCACCTCAAAGGGTTTTGAAAACCTGAAATCACCGCTGGATGAGATGGATATTTGA
- a CDS encoding AAA family ATPase, with product MKKLPIGKQDFKGLIEGDFLYVDKTQYLVTLAESSVPIFLSRPRRFGKSLMVNTFKELFMGSKELFKDTYAYDNWDFEQVNPVIRLDLSKVNGDDPHIVSEKLLELIYNAAEHIGIEIRETPYPDIAFDRLIQKAGKKTPVVILIDEYDNPILNNLKNPRLDEIKIILSGFYKMIKANEEFIRFLFITGISKFTHVGIFSTLNHLKDITLSKEYAGVLGYTANDIEVYFPEQVKSVKEIHGFSESIFWKKLTHYYNGYSWDGEAFVYNPFSILLFFDSMGKFTPYWMGTGSPSFIINYAKDKKFDITDFEQVEVLDSFLSTSEIDTASPESFLTQAGYLTIKKCKEESYILDFPNQEVRRSFCELILKSQYMIQDSDLLLVKPALQEALNGKDVTKIIEQFKIIYSSIPYMYFDSNKNEHFYSALLLMYLQALGFDTVPERVGNKGRLDLSLHYKNTVYIFELKVDSATKAIKQIIDKNYAGAYQNKEVILVGIQIDFTERNIKKYSVKKNEP from the coding sequence GTGAAAAAATTACCCATCGGAAAACAGGATTTTAAAGGACTTATTGAAGGTGATTTCCTCTATGTGGATAAGACACAGTATCTTGTTACATTAGCTGAGTCTAGTGTTCCAATTTTTCTTTCTCGCCCTCGTAGATTTGGTAAATCATTGATGGTAAACACCTTTAAAGAGCTATTTATGGGCAGTAAAGAGCTTTTTAAAGATACCTACGCCTATGATAACTGGGACTTTGAACAAGTCAATCCGGTGATTCGTTTGGATTTGAGTAAGGTTAATGGTGATGATCCCCACATCGTTTCGGAGAAACTGCTCGAATTGATATATAATGCGGCGGAGCATATAGGTATAGAGATCAGAGAAACTCCCTATCCGGATATAGCCTTTGATAGGCTTATCCAAAAGGCAGGAAAAAAGACTCCTGTTGTAATCCTAATCGATGAATATGACAATCCTATTCTCAATAATCTTAAAAACCCTCGGCTCGATGAAATAAAAATCATACTTAGTGGGTTTTATAAGATGATCAAAGCCAATGAGGAGTTTATACGCTTCCTATTTATTACTGGTATCTCAAAGTTTACTCATGTGGGTATATTTAGTACGTTAAACCACCTTAAAGATATAACGCTCTCGAAAGAGTACGCTGGGGTATTGGGCTACACAGCAAATGATATTGAAGTTTACTTTCCTGAACAAGTGAAAAGTGTTAAAGAAATTCATGGATTCTCAGAAAGTATCTTTTGGAAGAAACTGACCCATTATTACAATGGCTACTCTTGGGATGGTGAAGCTTTTGTGTATAACCCTTTTTCCATATTGCTTTTTTTTGACTCCATGGGAAAATTCACTCCCTATTGGATGGGTACTGGATCGCCGAGTTTTATCATCAACTATGCAAAAGATAAAAAATTCGATATAACAGATTTTGAACAGGTAGAAGTTCTAGATTCCTTTTTAAGTACTAGTGAAATTGATACAGCCTCACCAGAAAGTTTTCTCACACAAGCAGGATACTTGACCATAAAAAAATGCAAAGAAGAGAGCTATATTCTGGACTTCCCAAATCAGGAGGTTCGTCGTTCATTTTGCGAATTGATACTGAAGTCACAGTACATGATACAGGATTCAGATTTACTATTAGTAAAACCGGCGCTTCAAGAAGCTCTCAATGGGAAAGATGTAACTAAGATTATTGAGCAGTTTAAAATCATCTATTCATCAATACCCTACATGTACTTTGATTCCAATAAAAATGAACACTTTTATTCAGCCCTTTTACTAATGTATTTACAAGCGTTAGGTTTCGATACTGTACCTGAACGAGTGGGTAATAAAGGACGACTTGATCTTTCTCTTCATTATAAAAATACTGTCTATATTTTTGAATTAAAAGTTGATTCAGCAACGAAAGCTATAAAACAGATCATTGATAAAAATTATGCTGGAGCATATCAGAATAAAGAAGTTATTCTTGTGGGCATTCAGATTGATTTTACGGAGCGTAATATTAAAAAGTATAGCGTGAAAAAAAATGAACCATAG